In the Candidatus Eisenbacteria bacterium genome, GCGCGACGTGTTCGGACGCTTCGGCTGGGGCATCTTCGGCGCCTTCTCGGGCCTGACGCTGCTCGCCGCCGTGCGCTCGGCGTTCCCCCGCATCCTCTTCCAGCCGCCCTCGACGTTCAAAGCGGGCGTCCCGTCCGATTTCCCGATCGGCGAGGTGTCGACCAAGTTCCAGAAGGACCAGCGCGTGTGGATCATCCACGAGGAGAAGGGCATGTACGCGCTCTTCGCCAAGTGCACCCACCTGGGGTGCACGCCGCGCTGGCTGCCGGCGGAGAACAAGTTCAAGTGTCCGTGCCACGGCAGCGGCTTCTACAAGAGCGGCATCAACTTCGAGGGCCCGGCGCCGCGACCGCTCGAGCGCCTGCGCATCACCAAGGCCGACGACGGTCAGATCCAGATCGACAAGAGCGTCAAGTACCTCTTCGAGAAGGGGCAGTGGGACAAGCCCGGTGCCTACCTGAAGGTGTGATCCGATGAGCAAGTGGGACGAGCTGAAGCAGCAGATCACCGAATCGCCGGTGTGGCAGTCGATCTTCCGCCACGGCTACGACGACACGCCGCGCAATCGCGTGCTCATGGTCTCGGGGAACGTCTTCCTCCACCTGCATCCGTCCAAGGTGCGCCGGCATGCGACGCGCATCCGCTTCACCTGGTGCATGGGCGGCATCACCTTCCTCATGTTCCTCGTGACGACCGTCACGGGCGTCTACCTCATGTTCTACTACCGCCCCACGGCCGAGTACGCGTACGCCGACATGAAGTACCTCGAGTACGACATGCCGTTCGGGATGCTCATGCGGAACATGCACCGCTGGGCGGCGCACGCCATGGTGATCGCCGTCTGGCTCCACATGTTCCGCGTCTTCATGACCGGCTCGTACAAGCCGCCACGCGAGTTCAACTGGGTGGTCGGCGTGATCCTGCTCGTGTTGACGCTGCTGCTCTCGTTCACCGGCTACCTGCTGCCGTGGGACCAGCTCTCGATCTGGGCCGTGACGGTCGGATCGAACATGGGACGCGCGACGCCGATCCTCGGGCACGAGGGGCCCGGCCACGAGCTCGTCCCGGGCCTCAACAACGTCTACGACGCACGCGCCTTCCTGTTCGGCGGCGGCGAGATCGGGCCGCACACGCTGATGCGGTTCTACATCCTGCACTGCATCTTCATCCCGCTCGTGACGAGTCTCTTCCTCGCGGTCCACTTCTGGCGCATCCGCCGCGACGGCTTCTCGGGGCCGAGCCTCTGAGGGCATGATGCCGTCGGCGATTCGCTGGGCCGTGGTCTACTTCGTGTTCGCCGGGATCTCGTACGTCGTCCCCGGCGGCCGCGTGATGGTCATTCCGTTCCTGTTCATGATGGTGCTCGCGCTGCTCTTCCGCTCCGCGCAGAAGTCGGCCGAGCGCGAGGACGCCGAGGAGAGCTGAGCGATGGCGACGCCCGAAGCGAAGGCCCCGCTGGCCCCCGCCGGCAAGCGGGTCGAGGTGACCCTCAAGAAGGCGACCGGCCCCGGCGACGACAAGGTGCACACCTGGCCGCACCTCGTGCGCGCCGAGTTCCTGTGCGCGATCATCGTGACGCTCTTCCTCGTCGTGTGGGCACTCCTGGTCGACGCGCCGCTCGAGGAACCCGCGAATCCCGCTCGCACGCCGAATCCGTCCAAGGCGCCGTGGTACTTCCTCGGCCTGCAGGAGATGCTCGTCTTCTTCGACCCCTGGCACGCCGGCGTCGTGCTGCCGAGCCTCATCATCGTCGGGCTGATGGTCATCCCGTACATCGACATCAATCCGAAGGGGAACGGCTACTACTGCTGGCGGGAGCGGAAGTGGGAGCTCCTGACCTTCATCCTGGGGTTCCACATCCTGTGGGTGTCGCTGATCATCATCGGCACGTTCCTGCGCGGACCCGGCTGGAACTGGTTCTGGTTCTGGGAGAAGTGGGATCCGCACAAGGTCGAGTCCCTCACGAACAAGGATCTTCCGTTCATGCTCGGCGTGCGCGACGAGACCACCGCCACGATCGTCGGCGCGGTCGTCGTCGTGCTCTTCCTCGTGGGATCGATGATCGCCTTCTACTACATGTGCAAGGTGGTGAAGGGCGACGACTTCGACGACTTCATGGAGCGGTGGGGATGGCCGCGCTTCTTTCTCACGGGGTTTCTGCTGGTGAACATGTGGGCCACGGTGGCGAAGATGCTGGCGCGCCATCTCTTCAACCTGAAGTACGTGATGGTGCTGAAGACGCCGTACTTCAGCATCAACATCTGATCGCGGTGGTCCCGCGCCGAGGAATGGCGAGCCGCGGTGTTCTACTTCGCGAAGGTTCTACAGGCGGTCGGGTTCGCCGACGTGGGGCTCGGCCTGTACCTCGGGATGGTGCGGGACGACATGTGGAAGGAATTGTACTTGACGCTCGCGGGCCTCGGATTCTTCTTCGTCGGCCGGCTGCTCGAGCGAAGGGCATGAGCTGAACAGCATGGCACGACGCACTTCGGTCACCGATGACGAGAAGCGCTCCTACGGGGCGGTGTGGTTGATCCTCTCGCTCCTCTTGTTCGTCGGAGGCCTGTGGGCCGTCGCCGACGACAACATCTTTCGCCGGCCGTGGAAGAAGTATCAGGCCGGCTTCGCGCGCCTCGAGATCGGCAAAGTGAAGCAGCAGATCGCCGACGAGCAGGCGAAGCTCGACGCCGACCCGGCCTATCAGGAGGCCGTGAAGAAGGTGAACGAAGCGCGGGCGCGCGTCACCGGCGGCGACGTCGCGCAGGAGATCAAGGCGCTCGAGGCGAAGGTCGCGCAGCTGACGCGCGAGGACCTCGGCAAGGACCTGAGCCTGCGCTTCATCAAGAGCGAGCTCGAGGAGTGGCGCTATCTCCACGACGAGGCGCTCCACCACGGCCACGCCGAGGAGGTCGAGCGCTGGGAGAAGAAGATCGCCGAGGGCGAGCAGACCAAGGCCGAGCGCCAGCGCATCTACGACGAGTCGCAGAAGGCGATCGCCGACACCCAGGACGAGATCAAGGCGAAGCAGCGCGAGCTCCTCGTCGCCGAGGAGGCGCTCGGCAAGCTCACGGCCAAGCGCGACGACCTGCAGGGCAAGCTCGAGACCGTTTCGCTCGGCTACCTGCCGGGCCCGAAGGACTCGGCGCCGTACTTCGGCATGGACTGGCAGCCGAAGATCCCGAAGATCCAGCAGGTGGTGCTGGAGGAGTTCGATCGCAACAACTACTTCCAGCCGGTGGCGCGCGTCGACCGCTGCGTGTCGTGCCACTCCGCGATCGACAAGCCCGGGTTCGAAGATCAGGCGAACCCGTGGAAGACCCACCCCAAGCGCGAGCTGTACCTGGGCAAGCATCCGTACGACAAGTTCGGCTGCACGCCGTGCCACAACGGCGACGGGCCGGCCGTGAACAGCGATCGCGCCGCGCACGCGGGCTGGGTCGACGAGACCGGCGAAGAGCACGCGATGCACCTGCGCGAGGAGCACGCGCTCTTCCGCAAGGAGAAGATCCAGACGAACTGCATCAAGTGTCACGCGGCGCTCGACGGGCTCGAGGGGGCGGATACCGCGGCTCGCGGCGAGAAGCTCTTCGTCGAGCTCGGCTGCCACGGCTGCCACCTGGCCGAGGGCTACGAGGAGCTCTCCAAGGAGAACGGCATCTCCATCGTCGGGCCGTCGCTGCGCCGCATCGGCGCCAAGGCGGACCACGGGTGGCTCGTGCGCTGGATCGCCGACCCGCACGCCTACCGGCCGCGCACGCGCATGCCGAACTTCCTCTTCAAGGAGGAGGGTCACGAGCAGAGCGCCATGCAGATCGCGGCCTACCTGCTCAGCACCACGAAGGACACGAGCGACAAGTGGCTCGACGACAACCCGGCCGTCGCCGTCCCGACCGACGATGTGCACGTGAAGCGCGGGCGCGAGCTGATGGACCAGCTCGGCTGTCGCGCCTGTCACGCGCTCGCCGAGGACGAGGTGGCCGGGCAGCTCGGCGCCAACAAGGACATCGCGCCGAACCTCTCGAAGATCTCGGAGAAGACCGACGCGCGCTGGATATACCACTGGATCAAGGACCCACGGCACTACTCCAGCGTCGCCCGCATGCCGAACCTGCGGCTCAGCGACGAGGAGGCGCAGGCGGTGACGGCGTACCTGGTGACGCTCGGGACGAAGAGCCCGGCCGATGCGGAGCTCGAGAAGCAGCTGACCGATCCCGCGAACATCGCGGCCGGCGAGAAGCTCGTCCGCAAGTACGGGTGCCCGGGATGCCACGACATCCCCGGCATGGAGAACGAATCGCGCATCGGCGCCGAGCTCACGTCGTTCGGCGGCAAGACGCACGAGGAGCTCTTCTTCGGGGATCGCACCGACCTGAAGGAGGACTGGGACACCTGGACGATCCACAAGCTGAAGGAGCCGCGTGGCTACGCGACCAAGTGGATCGAGCAGGTGATGCCGCGCTTCGACCTCGCCGACGAGGACGTGCTGGCGCTGAAGGTGTTCCTCGCGAGCCGCACCGAGCAGAAGGTGCCGGCGAAGTATCGCTCGCAGCGCGCCGACGAGAAGGACATCGTCGACGGCCGGCGTCTCATCGCGCGCTACAACTGCACCGGTTGCCACATCATCGAGGAGCGGGGCGGCAACATCCGCCGGCTCTACGAGGACTCGCCCAGCATGGCGCCGCCGAACCTGCGAGGCGAGGGGAAGAAGGTGCAGTCGAATTGGCTCTTCCGGTTCCTGAAGGCACCGACGCCGATTCGGCCGTGGCTGAAGGTGCGCATGCCCACGTTCGGCCTCGACGACCACGAGACCGAGACGGCGCTGCGCTACTTCGCGGCCGTCGACCACAAGACCGTGCCGTACACGTACGTCGATCGCACGACGCTCGATCCGCAGCTCGTGAAGGCGGGCGAGACGCTCGCCTCGCCCGACGTCTTCCAGTGTTTCAGCTGCCACGTGCGCGGCTCGCAGACCCCCGAGGGGTCACCCGACAGCTGGGCACCGAACCTCGCCATGGCCCACCAGCGGCTCTATCCGGAGTGGATCCTCGAATGGATCCACGATCCGCAGAAGCTGCTGCCCGGCACGAAGATGCCGAGCTTCTACGCCGACCCGGACAATCCGGACGGGCCGCCCGACGTGCTGGGCGGCGACGACGAGAAGCAGATGAAGGCGCTCCAGGAATACGTGCTCTCGCTCGGGCTCCCCGAGACCAAGCCGACCCAGGCCGCGGCCGTGGCGAGCGGACCCGGAGCCACGCAGTAGCGTCCAGACGATCAGCCAACAGACCCCAAGGAGGATATGGAATGCGACGGACGATTCTCAACACGGGAATGGTGCTCGCCCTCGCCCTCGCGGGCACGGCGGGAGCCTACGAAGGCGGCGCCGTGACCGGCGGCGGCTCGGTGTCGGGCACCGTGAAGTTCGCGGGCACCGCGCCCGCGCCCGAGAAGTTCGAGGTGACCAAGGACAACGACGCGTGCGGCAAGGAGAAGACCAAGCCCGACCTCCTGGTCGGCGCGAACGGCGGCCTCGCCAACGCGGTCGTGGTCGTGAAGGCGACCAAGGGGAAGCCGCTGACCGTGCCGACCGATCCGGTCGTGTTCGACCAGAAGGGCTGCGAGTACAACCCGCACGTGCTCGCCTTTCCCGCCGGCAGCACGGTGCGCGTGCTGAACCCGGACGGCGTGCTGCACAACGTGCACGTACAGGGCAAGGTGAACCCCGAAGCAAACCGCGCCATGCCGAAGTTCCAGAAGCAGGCGGACTGGAAGGTCGAGAAGCCCGAGTGGCCGATCGCCGTCAAGTGCGACGCGCATCCGTGGATGCACGCGTACTGGCTCTCGATGGACCAGCCCTACTACGCCGTCACCGACAAGGACGGCAATTTCACGATCACCGAGCTCCCGCCGGGCGAGTACGAGGTCGAGGTGTGGCACGAAGTGCTCGGGAAGACGACCCAGAAGGTCACCGTCACGGGCGGCCAGGACTCGAAGGTCGCCTGGGAGATGAAGAAGGGCTGAGCGCGTGCTCCGCGTCGTCGCCGCCCTCGTGCTCCTGGCCTGTGCCACGCCGGGGGCGGCGGCCGCGGACAAGGCGAAGCCCGATCCCGAGATCGGGCGGTGCGTGAAGCGCGTGCGCGGCGACGAGCGCACGTGCATCAAGGCGGCGACCGACCGTTGCCGCGAAGGGTTCGAGACGGATCTCGTCGGGTGCTTCGGATCGCACGCCGACTGCCCCAAGGCCTGCATCGCCGAGCAGGCGAAGTGCCGGTCCCAGCCGCAGGTCGACCAGGAGGGCTGCAAGCTCGCCTGCGGCGGCGACCAGAAGGTCGACATGCAGCAGTGCCGGGTCGAGCCCGACCAGAAGAAGTGTCAGGTCGCGGCCAAGGTGAAGGCGCTCAAGTGCAAGCAGAAGTGCGCCGCCGACGCCGCCCCTACCCTGCAGGCCTGCATGGGGCGCTTCGACGATTGCCTCACGGCGTGCAACAAGGCGACTACGGCATCCACGCCGTGAGATGGCATCCGCCGACGGCATGATCGTCAACTGCGCGGCCTATGCGAACGGCCGCCGCGTCGCCGACCTCGACCTCGAGGCCATCAGCGACTACGTGGCCATGGACGGCCACTTCGTGTGGATCGGATTGCACGAGCCGTCGGAGGACATCCTGAAGAAGATCCAGGCCGAGCTCGGTCTCCACGACCTCGCGGTCGAGGACGCGCACTGCGCCCACCAGCGGCCGAAGCTCGAGGAGTACGGCGCGAGCCTCTTCATCGCGATCCGGACGGCGTCGTGGAACGCGACCGAGCACTTGGTCGACCTCGGCGAGACGCACATCTTCGTGGCGAGCCGCTCCGTGGTGACCGTGCGCCACGGAGCGTCGCTCTCGTACGCGCAGGTGCGCGCGCGCTGCGAGAGCACGCCGCACCTCCTCGTCCACGGCCCGGCCTTCGTCCTCTATGCCATCCTCGACTTCGTGGTCGACAACTACTTCCCGGTGGTCGACGCGCTCGAGGAGGAGCTCGAGGGCCTCGAGGAGGCCATCTTCGACGGCCGCGCACAGCGCGACACGACCGAGCGCATCTACGATCTGAAACGCGGCCTCATCAGCCTCAAGCGCGCCGTTTCGCCGCTGATGGACGTGTGCAACCGCCTGGTCCGCTACGACCAGGGTCTCATCGCCGACGAGTGCCGTCCGTACTTTCGCGACGTCTACGACCACGTCGTCCGCATCAACGATCACGTGGACAGCCTGCGCGAGCTCCTCTCTTCGGCGCTCGATGCGAACCTGTCGCTCACCTCCATCCGGCAGAACGAGGTCATGAAGACCCTCGCCGGGTGGGCGGCCATCTTCGGGGTCATGACGCTGCTCGCCGGCATCTGGGGCATGAACTTCGAGTACATGCCGGAGCTGCACTCGCGGTGGGGGTATCCCATCGGGCTCGCGGCGATGGCGGCCATCGCCGTCACGATGTACTGGCGCCTCAAGCGAGCCGGCTGGCTATAGGGAGTGCCGCGGCGGGCGGACAGGAGTCGTACGACCCCGGCGTCCAGTGATGCGCCGGTGCAAGACGGTGCGTCGTTGCACGGGTTCGGAGGACGTTTTCCCCCGATATCTCAAGGGTTTTACCCTGTTTTCCCTTGCCAGCATGGCACCGACTCTGCTTTATGACCCAGGACGTCCGAACGTCGCCCGAAGGAGGAGATCAATGATCCGACGCACAACTCTCGCCGCCATGGCCGCACTGGCCGCCCTGCTCGTGGTGGCCGGCACGACGCACGCGACGACCGACGTGAGCCGGCAATGCATCCGGACGGCGCGCAGAACCCTCCAGACCTGCCGCCTTGGCTGCGTCAGCGACTTCAAGACCCGTCAGTCGCAGTGCTTCGGGCCGGGTCTCGCCTGCGCCCAGGCGTGTCAGGCGACCAACGATGCCTGCCGCGCCCCGCTCGATACCCAGCAGCAGGTCTGCATCAACGGTGACGACACCGTGACGCCCCCGATCCTCGGCTGCCAGGACACCCTGCGCCAGGGTCTCGACGAGTGCCGCGAGCGCTTCGACCGCGGCGAGATCACCGATCTCGACGCCTGCGCGAACCAGCGTCGCCTCGCGAACCTGCAGTGCCTGCTCGACTGCCGGTCGAGCCTCGACGAGCTCTTCCTCGCCTGCAACACGGCGTTCAGCCAGTGCCTGGCCGCGTGCGCGAGCTGCGCCACGCCGCAGGAGTGCCCGGCCCAGTAGCCGGCCCCATACCGGGTCGCTTTCAATCGGGCCGCTCGCCCATCGGCGAGCGGCCCGATCCGTTTCCGGGGCCGGTCTCGACGCGGCCGGGCGCGCCTGTGCTATGAGCGCCGCATGCGCCTCGAAGACCGCGTCGCGATCATCACCGGGGCCGGCTCGGGCCTCGGCCGCGCCGGGGCGCTCGCCTTCGCCCGCGAGGGCGCACGCGTCGTCGTCTCCGACGTCGATCCCGCCGGAGGCGAGGAGACGGTCCGCCTGATCCGCGCCCAGGGGCGGGAGGCCAGGTTCGTGCGCGCCGATGCCGCGAGCCGCGCCGACGCGAAGGCGCTCGTCGACACGACCGTCGCCACCATGGGCGGGCTCGACATCCTCTACAACAACGCGGGGATCGCCCCGGTGGGGCGCGACGGCTTCACTCCCTACATCGCCGAGGACGACTGGGATCACGTCATCCGCGTGAACCTCACGAGCGTCTTCCTATGCTGCAAGCACGCCATTCCCGTGATGGCGCACCGCCCGGGAGCGGCCATCATCAACACGGCCTCGTCCATGGCGATCCAGCCGCTCGGCATGGTGGACGCATACGCGGCATCGAAAGCAGGCGTCGCCGGGCTGACGAAGTCGCTCGCACCCGGCTGCGGCCAGCTCGGCATCCGCGTGAACGCCATCTGCCCCGGCTACGTCGACACGCCGATGAACGCGCTCATCTTCGGCAACGACACCTTCCGCGACGCGTTCGCGCACGACCACGCCATGGGGCTGCAGCCGCCGGAGGAGATCGCCGCCTTCGCCGTCTTCCTCGCCTCCGACGAGGCGTCGAGCCTCACCGGCGCGGTGATCTCC is a window encoding:
- a CDS encoding Rieske 2Fe-2S domain-containing protein; translated protein: MAKPSSAEEKALVADQRRIEQQLERGKRAKEKAAMGSLWSRRDVFGRFGWGIFGAFSGLTLLAAVRSAFPRILFQPPSTFKAGVPSDFPIGEVSTKFQKDQRVWIIHEEKGMYALFAKCTHLGCTPRWLPAENKFKCPCHGSGFYKSGINFEGPAPRPLERLRITKADDGQIQIDKSVKYLFEKGQWDKPGAYLKV
- a CDS encoding cytochrome b N-terminal domain-containing protein, whose protein sequence is MSKWDELKQQITESPVWQSIFRHGYDDTPRNRVLMVSGNVFLHLHPSKVRRHATRIRFTWCMGGITFLMFLVTTVTGVYLMFYYRPTAEYAYADMKYLEYDMPFGMLMRNMHRWAAHAMVIAVWLHMFRVFMTGSYKPPREFNWVVGVILLVLTLLLSFTGYLLPWDQLSIWAVTVGSNMGRATPILGHEGPGHELVPGLNNVYDARAFLFGGGEIGPHTLMRFYILHCIFIPLVTSLFLAVHFWRIRRDGFSGPSL
- a CDS encoding cytochrome C — its product is MATPEAKAPLAPAGKRVEVTLKKATGPGDDKVHTWPHLVRAEFLCAIIVTLFLVVWALLVDAPLEEPANPARTPNPSKAPWYFLGLQEMLVFFDPWHAGVVLPSLIIVGLMVIPYIDINPKGNGYYCWRERKWELLTFILGFHILWVSLIIIGTFLRGPGWNWFWFWEKWDPHKVESLTNKDLPFMLGVRDETTATIVGAVVVVLFLVGSMIAFYYMCKVVKGDDFDDFMERWGWPRFFLTGFLLVNMWATVAKMLARHLFNLKYVMVLKTPYFSINI
- a CDS encoding c-type cytochrome; this encodes MARRTSVTDDEKRSYGAVWLILSLLLFVGGLWAVADDNIFRRPWKKYQAGFARLEIGKVKQQIADEQAKLDADPAYQEAVKKVNEARARVTGGDVAQEIKALEAKVAQLTREDLGKDLSLRFIKSELEEWRYLHDEALHHGHAEEVERWEKKIAEGEQTKAERQRIYDESQKAIADTQDEIKAKQRELLVAEEALGKLTAKRDDLQGKLETVSLGYLPGPKDSAPYFGMDWQPKIPKIQQVVLEEFDRNNYFQPVARVDRCVSCHSAIDKPGFEDQANPWKTHPKRELYLGKHPYDKFGCTPCHNGDGPAVNSDRAAHAGWVDETGEEHAMHLREEHALFRKEKIQTNCIKCHAALDGLEGADTAARGEKLFVELGCHGCHLAEGYEELSKENGISIVGPSLRRIGAKADHGWLVRWIADPHAYRPRTRMPNFLFKEEGHEQSAMQIAAYLLSTTKDTSDKWLDDNPAVAVPTDDVHVKRGRELMDQLGCRACHALAEDEVAGQLGANKDIAPNLSKISEKTDARWIYHWIKDPRHYSSVARMPNLRLSDEEAQAVTAYLVTLGTKSPADAELEKQLTDPANIAAGEKLVRKYGCPGCHDIPGMENESRIGAELTSFGGKTHEELFFGDRTDLKEDWDTWTIHKLKEPRGYATKWIEQVMPRFDLADEDVLALKVFLASRTEQKVPAKYRSQRADEKDIVDGRRLIARYNCTGCHIIEERGGNIRRLYEDSPSMAPPNLRGEGKKVQSNWLFRFLKAPTPIRPWLKVRMPTFGLDDHETETALRYFAAVDHKTVPYTYVDRTTLDPQLVKAGETLASPDVFQCFSCHVRGSQTPEGSPDSWAPNLAMAHQRLYPEWILEWIHDPQKLLPGTKMPSFYADPDNPDGPPDVLGGDDEKQMKALQEYVLSLGLPETKPTQAAAVASGPGATQ
- a CDS encoding carboxypeptidase regulatory-like domain-containing protein; the encoded protein is MRRTILNTGMVLALALAGTAGAYEGGAVTGGGSVSGTVKFAGTAPAPEKFEVTKDNDACGKEKTKPDLLVGANGGLANAVVVVKATKGKPLTVPTDPVVFDQKGCEYNPHVLAFPAGSTVRVLNPDGVLHNVHVQGKVNPEANRAMPKFQKQADWKVEKPEWPIAVKCDAHPWMHAYWLSMDQPYYAVTDKDGNFTITELPPGEYEVEVWHEVLGKTTQKVTVTGGQDSKVAWEMKKG
- the corA gene encoding magnesium/cobalt transporter CorA; protein product: MASADGMIVNCAAYANGRRVADLDLEAISDYVAMDGHFVWIGLHEPSEDILKKIQAELGLHDLAVEDAHCAHQRPKLEEYGASLFIAIRTASWNATEHLVDLGETHIFVASRSVVTVRHGASLSYAQVRARCESTPHLLVHGPAFVLYAILDFVVDNYFPVVDALEEELEGLEEAIFDGRAQRDTTERIYDLKRGLISLKRAVSPLMDVCNRLVRYDQGLIADECRPYFRDVYDHVVRINDHVDSLRELLSSALDANLSLTSIRQNEVMKTLAGWAAIFGVMTLLAGIWGMNFEYMPELHSRWGYPIGLAAMAAIAVTMYWRLKRAGWL
- a CDS encoding SDR family NAD(P)-dependent oxidoreductase, yielding MRLEDRVAIITGAGSGLGRAGALAFAREGARVVVSDVDPAGGEETVRLIRAQGREARFVRADAASRADAKALVDTTVATMGGLDILYNNAGIAPVGRDGFTPYIAEDDWDHVIRVNLTSVFLCCKHAIPVMAHRPGAAIINTASSMAIQPLGMVDAYAASKAGVAGLTKSLAPGCGQLGIRVNAICPGYVDTPMNALIFGNDTFRDAFAHDHAMGLQPPEEIAAFAVFLASDEASSLTGAVISCDRGWTAFKRPSAVAGR